The following proteins are co-located in the Myroides profundi genome:
- the gldJ gene encoding gliding motility lipoprotein GldJ, which translates to MKIKELLNFRLLAGILVAASITSCGNSNSNVSTATGWKINDSKGGFQYNTKYEQRTPKGMVAVEGGTFTMGRIQEDILADWNNNPKEMYVQSFYMDETETTNIMYNEYLYWLRTVYPQNNELYQEIYKSAIPDTTVWRGPSGFNESLITSYLRHPAYANYPVVGVTWVQANDYAKWRTDRVNELALEKAGYLKKDAKILEAGSDAHFSTDTYLISPESVYGGNSDIAYKGKGNKAQEGDRNLYATQNSGLFTSQFRLPTEAEWEYAAIGLVGNREYNNYKGRKKYPWDKSSKRKKGRPIVQNTKYANYKQGRGDYGGIAGWATDNGDITNAVKSYPPNDFGLYDMSGNVAEWVADVYDPNIDLNDTDFNFYKGNVYYKNKIGADGKIEITTNETVKFDTLSTGKLRVRNLPGQIAQEELDPSIFDDNIQTGLGGKIKGEGPKALKKVTLYDEKSRVIKGGSWKDRAYWLDPATRRFFPEDQATDYIGFRLVMTKVGPKSDKRKTKN; encoded by the coding sequence ATGAAGATTAAAGAACTTTTAAACTTTCGATTACTGGCAGGTATATTAGTTGCTGCTAGTATTACGAGTTGTGGAAATTCAAACAGCAACGTATCAACGGCTACTGGTTGGAAAATCAATGATAGTAAAGGTGGTTTTCAATACAACACCAAATACGAACAACGTACTCCTAAAGGAATGGTTGCTGTAGAAGGAGGTACATTTACAATGGGACGTATACAAGAGGATATCCTTGCTGATTGGAATAACAATCCTAAAGAAATGTACGTACAATCGTTTTATATGGATGAAACAGAAACTACCAATATTATGTATAATGAATACTTATACTGGTTGCGTACTGTATATCCTCAAAACAATGAATTATATCAAGAGATTTATAAAAGTGCTATTCCTGATACGACAGTATGGAGAGGTCCTTCTGGGTTCAACGAATCACTTATCACTAGCTATTTAAGACACCCTGCTTATGCTAACTATCCTGTAGTAGGTGTTACTTGGGTGCAAGCAAATGACTATGCTAAATGGAGAACTGACCGTGTTAACGAATTAGCTCTAGAAAAAGCAGGTTATTTAAAGAAAGATGCTAAAATTCTTGAAGCAGGATCTGATGCTCACTTTAGCACAGATACTTACCTTATTTCTCCAGAGTCTGTTTATGGAGGGAATAGCGATATCGCTTATAAAGGAAAAGGAAACAAAGCACAAGAAGGTGATCGTAACTTATATGCTACACAAAACTCTGGTTTATTCACTTCACAGTTTAGACTTCCAACAGAAGCTGAATGGGAATACGCTGCTATAGGATTAGTAGGTAACAGAGAGTACAACAACTATAAAGGCCGTAAAAAATACCCTTGGGATAAAAGTAGCAAACGCAAAAAAGGAAGACCAATCGTTCAGAACACTAAATATGCTAACTATAAACAAGGTCGTGGTGACTATGGTGGTATAGCAGGATGGGCTACTGACAATGGTGATATCACTAATGCAGTAAAATCATATCCTCCTAATGATTTCGGTTTATATGACATGTCTGGTAACGTTGCTGAATGGGTAGCTGACGTTTATGATCCGAATATTGATCTAAACGATACTGACTTCAACTTCTATAAAGGAAATGTTTACTATAAAAACAAAATAGGTGCTGATGGTAAAATTGAAATCACAACAAATGAAACTGTGAAGTTTGATACATTAAGCACTGGTAAATTAAGAGTTCGCAATCTACCTGGACAAATTGCTCAAGAAGAATTAGATCCTTCTATATTTGATGACAATATCCAGACAGGTTTAGGTGGTAAAATAAAAGGTGAAGGTCCTAAAGCACTTAAAAAGGTTACTCTTTATGATGAGAAATCTCGTGTTATTAAAGGAGGTTCTTGGAAAGATAGAGCATATTGGTTAGACCCTGCTACTAGAAGATTCTTCCCAGAAGATCAAGCTACAGATTATATTGGATTCAGATTAGTAATGACTAAAGTAGGTCCTAAATCAGATAAACGTAAAACGAAGAATTAA
- a CDS encoding UDP-N-acetylmuramoyl-tripeptide--D-alanyl-D-alanine ligase, whose amino-acid sequence MDITEIYQCFLQCDGVSTDTRNIHPNSLFFALKGDNFDANEFAQDALNKGAAFVIMDNKKLITDPAKMLYVPDALGALQQLAKHHRQQLGLPIIALTGSNGKTTSKELIATVLSKKYKVTATKGNLNNHIGVPLTLLSLTEETDLGIIEMGANHKQEIAFLCELADPDFGYITNFGKAHLDGFGGFEGVIKAKSELYDYLEDNYKTAFVNLDDPRQDAKTMTFSRYTFGRDSSADIVIEQLEAQPNATVYYKGEIINSNLTGIYNATNIAAALTIGQFFNVDLNDIKEAIEHYIPTNNRSQWITKEDSMILLDAYNANPSSMDAVLTNFDQLNDQRDKVFVLGDMLELGKEGYKEHKDIVTRLSDVKNKTAYFIGREFFKASINVTQKDIHFFETFDLFKQHILDHSNEVFKNKLILIKGSRGIALERTLDLI is encoded by the coding sequence ATGGATATTACTGAAATTTACCAATGTTTTTTACAGTGTGATGGTGTATCTACTGATACTAGAAACATACATCCTAACTCTCTTTTTTTCGCATTAAAAGGAGATAACTTTGATGCTAACGAGTTTGCTCAAGACGCACTTAATAAAGGTGCTGCCTTTGTGATTATGGACAATAAAAAGCTGATTACTGATCCAGCTAAAATGCTTTATGTACCAGATGCCTTAGGAGCTTTACAACAGTTAGCTAAACACCATAGACAACAACTAGGCTTACCTATTATAGCGCTAACAGGTAGTAATGGAAAGACTACTTCTAAAGAACTTATCGCTACAGTACTAAGCAAAAAATATAAAGTAACGGCTACTAAAGGAAACCTAAACAACCATATTGGTGTACCGCTTACATTACTTTCACTTACAGAAGAGACAGACTTAGGTATTATAGAAATGGGGGCTAACCACAAACAAGAAATAGCTTTCTTATGTGAATTAGCTGATCCTGACTTCGGGTACATTACTAACTTTGGAAAAGCACATTTAGATGGCTTTGGGGGCTTTGAAGGAGTTATTAAGGCTAAAAGCGAATTATACGACTATTTAGAAGATAACTATAAAACAGCTTTTGTCAACTTAGATGACCCTAGACAAGATGCAAAAACTATGACCTTTAGTCGTTATACTTTTGGTAGAGATTCTTCTGCTGATATCGTTATTGAACAATTAGAAGCTCAACCTAACGCTACAGTATACTATAAAGGAGAGATAATTAACTCTAACCTTACAGGAATCTATAACGCAACTAATATAGCTGCTGCATTAACTATCGGTCAATTCTTCAATGTGGATTTAAACGATATTAAAGAAGCCATAGAACACTATATCCCTACTAATAATAGATCACAGTGGATTACTAAAGAAGACTCTATGATCTTATTAGATGCTTATAATGCTAACCCTAGCAGTATGGACGCTGTATTGACTAACTTTGATCAACTAAATGATCAACGTGATAAAGTATTCGTCTTAGGAGATATGCTTGAGCTAGGAAAAGAAGGCTATAAAGAGCACAAAGATATTGTAACTAGATTAAGTGATGTCAAAAACAAAACAGCATACTTTATAGGAAGAGAGTTCTTTAAAGCATCTATTAATGTCACACAAAAAGACATACACTTCTTCGAAACGTTTGACTTGTTTAAACAACATATTCTTGACCATTCTAACGAAGTATTTAAGAATAAGCTAATCTTGATTAAAGGATCAAGAGGAATAGCACTAGAAAGAACCTTAGACTTAATATAA
- a CDS encoding endonuclease/exonuclease/phosphatase family protein has translation MKNLSWFNKFVFGTNILMAIMSLVGYFLPFLAPKLFPLLSVFTLILPFFLIINLAFFIYWLIQLKRQIWLSSLILVLGITFANKFYKFSGRNEEVGEKEFTLMSYNVRLFNLFNWIPDEHVPDKIKEFVDLHDPDVLCFQEYSKNTNIKFSQYPYKFITSHGNKIKTGQAIYSKFRIIDKGEINLPSSNNNVIFADILKDQDTIRVYSIHLQSISISPDIHESIDEAKSKLIVNRIAKAFKEQQMQSELIESHMNDVSIPKIICGDMNNSAFSYVYRNIKGNLNDAFVEGGTGFGKTYDFAYPMRIDYVFVDPRIHVKSFKTYPEFKNSDHFPLITRLEVDSQEDK, from the coding sequence ATGAAGAACCTATCTTGGTTTAACAAGTTTGTATTTGGGACTAATATACTAATGGCGATTATGTCATTAGTAGGGTATTTTTTGCCTTTTTTAGCGCCTAAGTTATTTCCTTTATTATCTGTATTTACGCTAATATTACCTTTCTTTTTGATTATTAATCTAGCGTTCTTTATCTATTGGTTAATTCAATTAAAAAGGCAAATATGGTTGTCTTCTTTAATTCTAGTACTTGGGATTACTTTTGCTAATAAGTTTTATAAGTTCTCAGGTAGAAATGAAGAGGTCGGAGAAAAGGAGTTCACTTTAATGAGTTATAATGTTCGTCTTTTTAATTTGTTTAATTGGATTCCAGATGAGCATGTTCCTGATAAGATAAAAGAGTTCGTAGATCTTCATGATCCTGATGTATTGTGCTTTCAAGAATATTCTAAGAATACAAATATAAAGTTCAGTCAATATCCTTATAAGTTTATTACCTCACATGGGAATAAGATAAAAACGGGACAGGCTATCTATTCTAAGTTTAGAATTATTGATAAAGGGGAGATTAACTTACCTAGCTCTAATAACAATGTGATTTTTGCAGATATTCTGAAAGATCAGGATACGATAAGAGTGTATAGTATTCACCTACAGTCTATCAGTATTAGCCCTGATATCCATGAGAGTATTGATGAGGCTAAGTCTAAGCTAATCGTTAATCGTATAGCAAAGGCGTTTAAAGAACAGCAGATGCAATCTGAGTTAATAGAATCTCATATGAATGATGTGTCTATCCCTAAGATTATCTGTGGAGATATGAATAATAGTGCATTCTCGTATGTGTATAGAAATATTAAAGGAAATCTGAATGATGCATTTGTGGAAGGGGGAACAGGATTTGGGAAGACGTATGACTTCGCTTATCCGATGCGTATCGACTATGTGTTCGTAGATCCTCGTATTCATGTAAAGTCATTTAAGACTTATCCAGAGTTTAAAAATTCGGATCACTTCCCGTTAATTACAAGACTGGAAGTCGATAGCCAAGAAGACAAATAA
- a CDS encoding rhomboid family intramembrane serine protease gives MSKLLDDLKYQYRAGGIVQKLIYWNVGISVIIMLLQVFFSSFSASLLSWLALGSNPMSLLYKPWTLLTYSFVHAGVIHLLFNMIVLFFVGRLFATFFTDKQFLTLYLLGALLGGVIFLLGGMFMSTGSILVGASAATIAPLVGVAVHAPMMQVRLALIGNVKMWHIATFIIILDIIQLNTSNVGGHLAHLGGALMGLIYIKMLEAGTDLSIIFDKISNLFKRNQGTRFKKVYVNNKENRREATVSENKDERQQKIDKILDKISKSGYESLTKEEKDFLFRAGKE, from the coding sequence ATGAGTAAGCTATTAGATGATTTGAAGTACCAGTATAGAGCTGGTGGTATTGTACAAAAGTTGATTTACTGGAATGTAGGTATTTCAGTAATCATTATGTTGTTGCAAGTATTCTTTTCTTCCTTTAGCGCTAGTTTATTATCTTGGTTAGCTCTTGGGAGCAACCCTATGTCACTATTGTATAAACCATGGACGTTATTGACGTATTCATTCGTACATGCAGGAGTGATTCACCTTCTATTTAATATGATTGTCTTGTTTTTTGTAGGAAGATTATTTGCTACTTTCTTTACAGACAAGCAGTTTTTAACTTTGTATTTATTAGGTGCTTTATTAGGTGGAGTGATCTTCTTGCTAGGAGGAATGTTTATGTCGACAGGGTCTATACTAGTAGGCGCTTCAGCAGCTACTATAGCTCCATTAGTAGGGGTGGCAGTACATGCTCCTATGATGCAAGTACGATTAGCTTTAATCGGAAATGTAAAGATGTGGCATATTGCTACTTTTATTATTATTTTAGATATTATCCAGTTGAATACAAGTAACGTAGGAGGACATCTGGCTCACTTAGGTGGTGCACTAATGGGATTGATCTATATTAAAATGTTAGAAGCAGGAACCGATTTAAGCATTATCTTTGATAAAATAAGTAATTTATTTAAACGAAATCAAGGAACTCGTTTTAAGAAAGTATATGTAAATAATAAGGAGAATCGCCGAGAAGCAACAGTCAGTGAAAACAAGGATGAGAGACAACAGAAAATAGATAAGATATTAGATAAAATCAGTAAATCTGGATATGAAAGCCTTACCAAAGAAGAGAAAGACTTTCTGTTTAGAGCTGGAAAAGAGTAA
- a CDS encoding rhomboid family intramembrane serine protease → MRISETVKHLIIVNVIFFGASMFIPAIKELFAMYYFESPSFYVWQPLTHMFMHGSIMHILFNMFALFSFGSTLETMWGGKKFLTFYLLCGFGAALLHTGVNYFSVHSAVSTLTDNGYNASDVMALLKEGKYDLRWGGILGDGQLHNFLSAYNTPVVGASGAVYGLLVAFAFMFPNAELMMMFIPVPIKAKYFVPGILLIDLYGGVAGSFSLFGGGGGIAHFAHIGGALMGYLLMMYYKKTQFNNNRWDR, encoded by the coding sequence ATGAGAATATCAGAGACAGTAAAGCATTTAATTATAGTGAATGTAATCTTCTTCGGAGCTAGTATGTTTATACCAGCGATCAAAGAGTTATTCGCAATGTATTATTTTGAAAGTCCATCATTCTATGTTTGGCAACCTTTAACTCATATGTTTATGCATGGGAGTATCATGCATATTCTGTTTAATATGTTTGCTTTGTTCTCTTTTGGTAGTACGTTAGAGACGATGTGGGGAGGTAAGAAGTTTCTTACTTTTTACTTACTATGTGGATTTGGAGCGGCTCTGTTACATACAGGAGTGAATTATTTTAGTGTTCACTCTGCTGTGTCTACTCTTACAGATAATGGGTATAATGCTAGTGATGTAATGGCGCTATTAAAAGAAGGAAAGTATGATCTAAGATGGGGAGGTATACTAGGAGATGGTCAGTTACATAATTTTCTATCTGCATATAATACGCCTGTAGTAGGGGCTTCGGGAGCTGTGTATGGGTTGTTAGTAGCCTTTGCGTTTATGTTCCCTAATGCAGAGTTAATGATGATGTTTATTCCTGTGCCTATTAAAGCTAAATATTTTGTACCAGGTATTTTATTGATAGATTTATACGGAGGTGTTGCAGGTAGCTTCAGTCTATTCGGTGGAGGTGGAGGTATCGCTCACTTCGCTCATATAGGGGGAGCATTGATGGGGTATTTATTAATGATGTATTATAAGAAGACACAGTTTAACAATAACCGTTGGGATAGATAA